The Sphingomonas sanxanigenens DSM 19645 = NX02 genome includes a region encoding these proteins:
- a CDS encoding FMN-binding negative transcriptional regulator produces the protein MHFPSGSTSDLLKLIAEHPLAWLVNHGAAGFDATPLPMLAETDAEGRLVSLLGHCSRRNAQVAALRADPHAVLLFSGPQGYMSPALVSKPHWAPTWNFAVAMIAVEVEFIEEETLASVEQLTDTMEASQPNPWTVADAGDRLGQLLPRIIAFRAHVRAIDARFKLGQEETAEVAAELIAGTADTELADWMRRMNADRLPLPTTAEETLA, from the coding sequence ATGCACTTTCCATCCGGGTCCACGTCCGACCTTCTCAAGCTGATCGCCGAGCATCCGCTCGCGTGGCTCGTCAACCATGGCGCCGCCGGCTTCGACGCTACGCCGCTGCCGATGCTGGCCGAAACCGATGCGGAGGGGCGGCTCGTCTCGCTTCTCGGCCATTGTTCGCGCCGCAATGCGCAGGTCGCGGCGCTGCGGGCAGACCCGCATGCGGTGCTGCTCTTCTCTGGACCCCAGGGCTATATGTCCCCGGCGCTGGTCTCGAAGCCGCACTGGGCACCGACCTGGAATTTCGCGGTCGCGATGATCGCGGTCGAGGTGGAGTTCATCGAGGAAGAGACGCTCGCCTCGGTCGAGCAGCTCACCGACACGATGGAAGCGTCGCAGCCCAATCCGTGGACCGTCGCCGATGCGGGCGATCGCCTCGGCCAGTTGCTGCCGCGGATCATCGCCTTCCGCGCGCATGTCCGCGCGATCGATGCGCGCTTCAAGCTGGGCCAGGAGGAAACGGCGGAGGTTGCGGCCGAACTGATCGCCGGCACCGCCGATACCGAGCTGGCGGACTGGATGCGGCGCATGAACGCCGATCGCCTGCCGCTCCCCACGACCGCCGAGGAGACGCTGGCGTGA
- a CDS encoding PLP-dependent aminotransferase family protein produces the protein MLRPWKTVLAQRLQPDGETPLYMQIVHALIHEIQRGRLQPGTYLPGTRELATALAVNRKTIVTAYDELVAQGWLESLGRRGTIVSASLPEAEPAQGAGLPTAFEPERLIAYPFRRAPDRPIAVPAGRWLKLDEGAPDGSIFPAELVARAYRSAAIRASRENRLLYRDPRGSPLLRQSVATMLQGQRGLMVGPENILITRGSQQGIFLAARILTRPGAMALVEELTYEPAVAAFRACGSQVVPVRLDAEGLDVEDVERQCRAHRVAAIFLTPHHQFPTTVSLRPERRLRLLDLARQFGFAIIEDDYDHEFRFGSQPLLPMASYAPEHVLYVGSLSKLLLPALRIGYVAAPAQVIDALAYEVSLIDGMGNTLTEDAAAELIDSGEVRRHARKATQIYAGRRDAAAGAVRDAFGDMVDMRLPQGGVALWLGFRDHAALDRIESRAPALGLSFAPSHSYMVRPEAERGLRLGFASLDEVDLAAAICGLRDTARA, from the coding sequence ATGCTCCGCCCTTGGAAAACCGTTCTCGCCCAGCGTCTCCAGCCCGATGGCGAGACCCCGCTCTACATGCAGATCGTCCATGCGCTGATCCACGAGATCCAGCGCGGGCGTCTCCAGCCCGGCACCTATCTGCCGGGCACCCGCGAACTGGCGACGGCGCTTGCCGTCAACCGCAAGACGATCGTCACCGCCTATGACGAACTGGTGGCGCAAGGCTGGCTCGAATCGCTCGGCCGCCGCGGCACGATCGTCTCGGCCTCGTTGCCGGAGGCGGAACCCGCGCAGGGGGCCGGCCTGCCCACCGCGTTCGAGCCCGAGCGGCTGATCGCCTATCCGTTCCGCCGCGCGCCCGATCGGCCGATCGCGGTGCCGGCGGGGCGCTGGCTGAAGCTGGACGAAGGGGCGCCGGACGGGTCGATCTTTCCCGCCGAACTCGTCGCCCGCGCCTATCGCTCGGCGGCGATCAGGGCGTCGCGCGAGAACCGGCTGCTCTATCGCGATCCGCGCGGGTCGCCGCTGCTGCGCCAGAGCGTCGCGACGATGCTCCAGGGCCAGCGCGGGCTGATGGTGGGGCCGGAAAACATCCTCATCACCCGCGGCAGCCAGCAGGGCATCTTCCTCGCCGCGCGCATCCTCACCCGGCCGGGCGCGATGGCGCTGGTCGAGGAACTGACCTACGAGCCCGCGGTCGCCGCCTTCCGCGCCTGCGGATCGCAGGTGGTGCCGGTGCGCCTCGATGCCGAGGGGCTGGACGTCGAGGATGTCGAGCGCCAGTGCCGGGCGCACCGCGTCGCCGCGATCTTCCTCACCCCGCACCACCAGTTCCCGACCACCGTCTCGCTCAGGCCCGAGCGGCGGCTGCGGCTGCTCGACCTCGCGCGCCAGTTCGGCTTCGCGATCATCGAGGATGATTATGACCATGAGTTCCGCTTCGGCTCGCAGCCGCTGCTGCCGATGGCGAGTTACGCGCCCGAGCACGTCCTGTATGTCGGCTCGCTCTCCAAGCTGCTGCTGCCGGCGCTGCGGATCGGCTATGTCGCGGCGCCCGCGCAGGTGATCGACGCGCTCGCCTATGAGGTCTCGCTGATCGACGGCATGGGCAACACCTTGACTGAGGATGCCGCCGCCGAGCTGATCGACAGCGGCGAGGTGCGCCGCCATGCCCGCAAGGCGACGCAAATCTATGCGGGCCGGCGCGATGCCGCCGCCGGCGCGGTGCGCGACGCGTTCGGGGATATGGTCGACATGCGGCTGCCGCAGGGCGGCGTCGCGCTGTGGCTCGGCTTCCGCGACCATGCCGCGCTCGACCGGATCGAGAGCCGCGCCCCCGCGCTCGGGCTCAGCTTCGCCCCCTCGCACAGCTATATGGTCCGGCCCGAGGCGGAGCGGGGGTTGCGGCTGGGTTTCGCCAGCCTCGACGAGGTCGATCTCGCCGCCGCGATCTGTGGCCTGCGCGACACGGCGCGGGCCTGA
- a CDS encoding alpha/beta hydrolase, whose product MTDPIDPDIAAFNRRLSSRWREHPALDALSIARARAVAEIVRAPLRAGGPAMARTDDHRLESGDHRFRVRIHRPTGDAMPPALIYLHGGGFTLFSIDTHDRLMREYAAAGGFAVVGVDYPLSPEARYPVALEAVLTVLRWLAAEGAALGIDATRLAIGGDSAGANLALAACLRLRDGAEGPGLQAMLLNYGTYSDRSSDAAEAELGGPDAVLNRAEMDWFYGNYLRDDADRGDPYVCPLLADMTRLPPALLVVAERDLLAEQSLALAERFAAAGVPHRLSVYPGATHSFLEAMATAPIAMRAIGDGADWLKERLAPLL is encoded by the coding sequence ATGACCGACCCGATCGATCCCGATATAGCCGCCTTCAACCGCCGCCTCTCCAGCCGCTGGCGCGAGCATCCGGCGTTGGACGCGCTCAGCATCGCGCGCGCCCGCGCGGTCGCTGAGATCGTCCGCGCGCCGTTGCGCGCCGGTGGCCCCGCGATGGCGCGGACCGACGATCACCGGCTGGAAAGCGGCGATCACCGCTTCCGCGTCCGCATCCATCGCCCGACCGGAGACGCGATGCCGCCGGCGCTGATCTATCTGCATGGTGGCGGCTTCACCTTGTTCAGCATCGACACGCACGACCGGCTGATGCGCGAATATGCTGCGGCGGGCGGCTTTGCGGTGGTCGGCGTCGATTATCCGCTGTCGCCCGAGGCGCGCTATCCGGTCGCACTGGAGGCGGTGCTGACGGTGCTGCGCTGGCTGGCGGCCGAGGGCGCGGCGCTGGGGATCGACGCGACGCGGCTCGCGATCGGCGGCGATTCCGCCGGTGCCAACCTCGCGCTCGCCGCCTGCCTGCGGCTGCGTGATGGCGCTGAGGGGCCAGGGCTGCAGGCGATGCTGCTCAACTACGGCACCTATTCGGACCGCTCGTCGGACGCGGCCGAGGCGGAACTGGGCGGCCCCGATGCGGTGCTCAACCGCGCCGAGATGGACTGGTTCTACGGCAATTATCTGCGCGACGACGCCGATCGCGGCGATCCCTATGTCTGCCCCTTGCTTGCCGACATGACCCGCCTGCCGCCGGCGTTGCTCGTCGTCGCGGAGCGTGATCTGCTGGCGGAACAGAGCCTTGCCCTGGCGGAGCGGTTCGCCGCGGCAGGCGTGCCACACCGGCTGAGCGTCTACCCGGGGGCGACGCACAGCTTTCTGGAGGCGATGGCCACGGCGCCGATCGCGATGCGCGCGATCGGGGACGGCGCGGACTGGTTGAAGGAGCGGCTGGCTCCCTTGCTGTAA
- a CDS encoding threonine ammonia-lyase has translation MFQFGDKAVDKSRRPTVEGVIKALEKLDKIVPSTPLLPLPFFDEPLLCKAESLQPMGAFKLRGAWHRLSDLSEAEKAAGVVAFSSGNHAQGVAWAARRLGIAAAIVMPADAPAAKRESTVALGAEVIRYDRATESREAIAAALAAERGAVLVPSFDDPWVIEGQGTAGLDAVRQMAERGLAAPDRIVIPCGGGGLSAGIALAVPGAEIVVAEPEGWDDMGRSLDLGELVPVGPNPPPTACDALQTTRVSPLTFDVLKARGARGVAVSEAEVAAAQRHAFRHLRVVVEPGGAVALAAVLAGKVAPGKRTLVILSGGNVDAGDYARVLQG, from the coding sequence ATGTTTCAATTCGGAGACAAGGCTGTGGATAAGTCGCGCCGACCGACCGTCGAAGGGGTCATCAAGGCATTGGAAAAGCTTGATAAAATCGTGCCGTCGACGCCGCTTCTGCCGCTGCCCTTTTTCGACGAACCGCTGCTGTGCAAAGCCGAATCGCTCCAGCCGATGGGCGCGTTCAAGCTGCGGGGCGCATGGCATCGGCTGAGTGACCTGAGCGAGGCTGAAAAGGCGGCGGGAGTCGTCGCGTTTTCGTCGGGGAATCACGCGCAGGGCGTCGCCTGGGCGGCGCGCCGGCTGGGCATCGCCGCCGCCATCGTCATGCCGGCAGACGCACCCGCGGCGAAACGCGAATCGACCGTGGCGCTGGGGGCGGAGGTGATTCGCTACGATCGCGCGACCGAAAGCCGCGAGGCGATCGCGGCGGCGCTCGCGGCGGAGCGCGGCGCGGTGCTGGTGCCAAGCTTCGACGACCCCTGGGTCATCGAAGGGCAGGGCACGGCGGGGCTGGATGCAGTGCGCCAGATGGCGGAACGGGGGCTGGCGGCGCCCGACCGGATCGTCATCCCCTGTGGCGGCGGTGGCCTCTCCGCCGGCATCGCGCTGGCTGTGCCGGGCGCGGAGATCGTCGTCGCCGAGCCGGAGGGGTGGGACGATATGGGCCGTTCGCTGGACCTGGGGGAGCTCGTGCCGGTCGGCCCCAACCCGCCACCCACCGCCTGCGACGCGCTGCAGACGACGCGCGTCTCGCCCTTGACCTTCGACGTGCTCAAGGCCCGCGGTGCGCGCGGCGTCGCAGTGAGCGAGGCCGAGGTCGCGGCGGCGCAGCGCCACGCCTTCCGCCATCTACGTGTCGTGGTCGAACCCGGCGGCGCGGTCGCGCTCGCGGCGGTGCTCGCGGGCAAGGTGGCGCCCGGCAAGCGGACGCTGGTGATCCTGTCCGGCGGGAATGTGGATGCCGGGGACTATGCGCGGGTGTTGCAGGGGTGA
- a CDS encoding type III PLP-dependent enzyme has product MHKHHSALGLAAALRPVQPVTLVRPHAARRAARFFVEKFPGTAMYAVKANPSPELITLLWESGITHFDVASIAEVRLVAKAAPGATLCFMHPVKAEEAIAEAYFDHGVRTFSLDTIEELDKIVRATRGAEDLTLCVRLRVSSEHSKLSLASKFGAAPGETKDLLIAVRQVADALGICFHVGSQAMTPDAYAQAMERVRAAIVEAGVTVDVVDVGGGFPSSYPGMEPPPLERYFETIHRAFESLPVSYSAELWCEPGRALCAEYSSLVVRVERRRGDELYINDGAYGALFDAAHVGWRFPVMLLREPESNAKMVPFSFYGPTCDDLDHMAGPFLLPADVRAGDYIEIGMLGAYGCAMRTGFNGFGEAPAHDVTDEPMVSLYIELDEPAAMPSNVVTL; this is encoded by the coding sequence TTGCACAAGCATCATAGCGCGCTGGGGCTAGCTGCCGCCCTTCGTCCGGTCCAGCCGGTCACGCTCGTTCGCCCGCACGCCGCTCGCCGTGCCGCCCGTTTCTTCGTCGAGAAGTTTCCGGGTACGGCCATGTATGCGGTGAAGGCGAATCCCTCGCCGGAACTGATCACGCTCCTTTGGGAAAGCGGGATCACGCATTTCGACGTCGCGTCGATCGCCGAGGTTCGCCTCGTCGCGAAGGCCGCGCCGGGTGCCACCCTGTGCTTCATGCACCCGGTGAAGGCCGAGGAAGCGATCGCGGAAGCCTATTTCGATCATGGCGTTCGCACCTTCTCGCTCGACACGATCGAGGAGCTGGACAAGATCGTCCGTGCCACCCGCGGCGCGGAAGACCTTACGCTGTGCGTAAGGCTGCGGGTGTCGTCCGAGCATTCGAAGCTCAGCCTCGCCTCGAAGTTCGGCGCTGCGCCGGGTGAGACCAAGGATCTGCTGATCGCCGTCCGCCAGGTCGCCGATGCGCTGGGCATCTGCTTCCACGTCGGCAGCCAGGCGATGACGCCGGACGCCTATGCCCAGGCGATGGAGCGCGTGCGCGCCGCGATCGTCGAGGCCGGCGTCACCGTCGACGTCGTCGACGTCGGTGGCGGCTTCCCGTCGAGCTATCCGGGCATGGAGCCGCCGCCGCTGGAGCGTTATTTCGAGACGATCCATCGCGCGTTCGAGAGCCTGCCGGTCAGCTATTCGGCCGAACTGTGGTGCGAGCCGGGCCGTGCGCTGTGCGCCGAATACAGCTCTCTCGTGGTGCGCGTCGAGCGTCGCCGCGGCGATGAGCTTTACATCAACGACGGCGCCTATGGCGCGCTGTTCGATGCGGCGCATGTCGGCTGGCGTTTCCCGGTGATGCTGCTGCGCGAGCCGGAATCGAACGCGAAGATGGTGCCGTTCAGCTTCTACGGCCCGACCTGCGACGATCTCGATCATATGGCAGGCCCGTTCCTGCTGCCTGCCGATGTTCGCGCCGGCGACTATATCGAGATCGGCATGCTTGGCGCCTATGGCTGCGCGATGCGGACCGGCTTCAACGGTTTCGGCGAGGCGCCGGCCCATGACGTCACCGACGAGCCGATGGTCTCGCTCTACATCGAGCTGGACGAGCCGGCGGCGATGCCGTCGAACGTCGTCACGCTGTAA
- a CDS encoding 1,9-bis(guanidino)-5-aza-nonane synthase — translation MTEAINDTRKAELLSTVVEHVDITTFDARPIIDAMGKMSFTSRDLARATGIYNQMLNDPDCSIFLVIAGSTSAGGCMDLYAELLRSNMIDGVVATGASIVDMDFFEGLGHKHYQALEVPDDNTLRSLYIDRIYDTYIDEEQLQDCDHTIGAIADSLEPKAYSSRAFIREMGKYLAEHGKKENSLVKLAYEHDVPIFCPAFVDSSAGFGLVKHQVERAKEGKPYMVLDAIADFRELTDIKIKAGTTGLLMIGGGVPKNFIQDTVVCAEILGHENVEMHKYAVQITVADVRDGACSSSTLKEAASWGKVDTTLEQMVFAEAGSVMPLLASDAYHRGAWKTRTKRAWGKIFD, via the coding sequence ATGACCGAAGCCATCAACGACACCCGCAAGGCCGAGTTGCTCTCGACCGTCGTCGAGCATGTCGACATCACCACGTTCGACGCCCGCCCGATCATCGATGCCATGGGCAAGATGAGCTTCACCAGCCGCGACCTCGCGCGCGCCACCGGCATCTACAACCAGATGCTGAACGACCCGGACTGCTCGATCTTCCTCGTCATCGCCGGCTCGACCTCGGCGGGTGGCTGCATGGATCTCTATGCGGAGCTGCTGCGCTCCAACATGATCGACGGCGTGGTCGCCACCGGCGCGTCGATCGTCGACATGGATTTCTTCGAGGGCCTCGGCCACAAGCATTATCAGGCGCTCGAAGTGCCCGACGACAACACGCTGCGCTCGCTCTACATCGACCGCATCTACGACACCTATATCGACGAAGAGCAGCTTCAGGACTGCGACCACACGATCGGCGCGATCGCCGACTCGCTGGAGCCCAAGGCCTATTCGAGCCGCGCCTTCATCCGCGAGATGGGCAAGTATCTGGCCGAGCACGGCAAGAAGGAGAACAGCCTCGTCAAGCTCGCCTATGAGCATGACGTGCCGATCTTCTGCCCGGCGTTCGTCGACAGCTCGGCGGGCTTCGGCCTCGTCAAGCACCAGGTCGAGCGCGCGAAGGAGGGCAAGCCCTACATGGTGCTCGACGCCATCGCCGACTTCCGCGAACTGACCGACATCAAGATCAAGGCGGGCACCACCGGCCTGCTGATGATCGGCGGCGGCGTGCCGAAGAACTTCATCCAGGACACCGTGGTGTGCGCCGAGATCCTCGGCCATGAGAATGTCGAGATGCACAAATACGCCGTGCAGATCACCGTCGCCGACGTGCGCGACGGCGCCTGCTCCTCTTCCACGCTCAAGGAAGCGGCGAGCTGGGGCAAGGTCGACACCACGCTGGAGCAGATGGTGTTCGCCGAGGCCGGCTCGGTGATGCCGCTGCTGGCGTCGGACGCCTATCATCGCGGCGCGTGGAAGACCCGCACCAAGCGCGCCTGGGGCAAGATCTTCGACTGA
- a CDS encoding glycoside hydrolase family 27 protein → MPQIDRRSLLVAGSAGLVAAAAPASGAGKTAATPLAPRPPMGWNSWNSFATTITEDQARETARIMAAKLLPAGYDVFTVDIQWYEPEARGYDYNRAPQPAMDAHGRLIPAPNRFPSSADGKGFAPLAAEVHALGLKFGIHVMRGIPRAAVKRNLPILDTRYRAADVADTTSICSWNPDMYGVDMTKPGAQAYYDSLFRLYASWGVDFVKMDDMSRPYDAHAAEIEAAAKAIAASGRPMMLSLSPGETPVVRAGHVARHAQMWRISDDFWDEWAMLEAQFTRLENWNPHRAPGRWPDADMLPLGRLRMGESDTRFAPDEQRTLMTLWSIARSPLIMGGDLRHLDAPTLALLTNREVLAVNQASTANQPHFVEDGTRVWSARPERGGGLYVALFNTGKSAKPVGVPLAMLGVSGTVNVRDLWTGAADGEATGRLVRTLPAHGAGLYRLG, encoded by the coding sequence ATGCCGCAGATCGATCGTCGCAGCCTTCTCGTCGCCGGTTCGGCCGGTCTCGTCGCTGCGGCGGCGCCGGCATCCGGTGCGGGCAAGACCGCTGCGACGCCCCTCGCGCCCCGCCCGCCGATGGGCTGGAACAGCTGGAACAGCTTCGCGACCACCATCACCGAGGACCAGGCGCGCGAGACCGCGCGGATCATGGCAGCGAAGCTGCTGCCGGCGGGCTATGACGTCTTCACCGTCGACATCCAGTGGTACGAGCCCGAGGCGCGGGGCTATGACTATAATCGCGCGCCGCAGCCGGCGATGGACGCGCATGGCCGGCTGATCCCCGCCCCCAACCGCTTTCCCTCATCGGCCGACGGCAAGGGCTTCGCGCCGCTCGCCGCCGAGGTCCATGCGCTCGGGCTGAAGTTCGGCATCCATGTGATGCGTGGCATCCCCCGCGCGGCGGTGAAGCGCAACCTGCCGATCCTGGACACCCGCTACCGCGCCGCCGACGTCGCCGACACGACCAGCATCTGTTCGTGGAACCCGGACATGTACGGCGTCGACATGACGAAGCCCGGCGCGCAGGCCTATTATGACAGCCTCTTCCGGCTCTACGCGTCGTGGGGCGTCGATTTCGTCAAGATGGACGATATGAGCCGCCCCTATGACGCGCATGCCGCCGAGATCGAGGCGGCGGCGAAGGCGATCGCCGCCAGCGGCCGGCCGATGATGCTCAGCCTCTCGCCCGGCGAGACGCCGGTGGTGCGCGCCGGCCATGTCGCGCGCCACGCGCAGATGTGGCGGATCAGCGACGATTTCTGGGACGAGTGGGCGATGCTCGAGGCACAGTTCACCCGGCTGGAGAACTGGAACCCGCACCGCGCGCCCGGCCGCTGGCCCGACGCCGACATGCTGCCGCTCGGCCGCCTGCGCATGGGCGAAAGCGACACCCGCTTCGCGCCGGACGAGCAGCGCACCTTGATGACGCTCTGGTCGATCGCGCGCTCGCCGCTGATCATGGGCGGCGACCTGCGCCACCTCGACGCGCCGACATTGGCGCTGCTCACCAACCGCGAGGTGCTGGCGGTCAACCAGGCGAGCACCGCCAACCAGCCGCATTTCGTGGAGGATGGCACGCGGGTGTGGTCGGCGCGGCCCGAGCGCGGCGGCGGCCTCTATGTGGCGCTGTTCAATACCGGAAAGAGCGCGAAGCCGGTCGGCGTGCCGCTGGCGATGCTTGGGGTGTCGGGGACGGTCAATGTCCGGGATTTGTGGACGGGTGCCGCAGACGGGGAGGCGACCGGGCGGCTGGTGCGGACGCTGCCGGCGCACGGGGCCGGGCTGTATCGGCTGGGGTGA
- a CDS encoding DUF885 domain-containing protein, with translation MPPPTVGPLDVLTDELLAHIPETATYNGTPAAMNGGPAARRMDDYSPAGEAAWRDALREGAERLATIRVAADPLTATRLAVAGAILENGVRSAGIAYGRTNPFNFSGHVPYLVTQVAGPHIDTVNMLASQQSVATPRAVDAWIAKLDGFEGGFAGVVEKLKADEAAGCRPPRALLMRTLPVLDAFLAGKAEDHVLIRSFTQRIGEAGLSVEMRRTAIRRATTALRRRARPAIAKLRNRIAAMLVTAREEDGLWAQPEGAALYAANVRALGDTPLPPEDVHALGLDEVARISAEMEALLRARGLTGGSVGARMDALASDPANQFADSDAGRDELLDYVRGLVSAAEARYPDLLPPDLIPTQHLVVKRVPVASQEGAPGGYYDGPSLDGSRPGTYWINLRDMRAVPRFSLPTLSYHEGVPGHHTQGSIATALPEAPLMIRIASFNAYQEGWALYSERLMAELGAYAKDPLGDLGRLQDELFRAVRLVVDTGMHHKRWSRMRAITYMRDTTGSADSEVTAEIERYMAWPGQALGYKLGQLRLLDLREKARAKRGFSLQRFHGVVLGGGAMPLDLVEARLGEAV, from the coding sequence TTGCCGCCGCCCACGGTCGGGCCGCTCGATGTGCTGACCGACGAACTGCTCGCGCACATCCCCGAGACCGCGACCTACAACGGCACGCCCGCCGCGATGAACGGCGGCCCCGCGGCGCGGCGGATGGACGATTATTCGCCCGCCGGCGAGGCGGCGTGGCGCGACGCGCTGCGCGAGGGTGCCGAACGGCTCGCGACGATCCGCGTCGCCGCCGACCCGCTCACCGCGACGCGGCTGGCGGTGGCAGGGGCGATCCTGGAGAATGGCGTGCGCAGCGCGGGCATCGCCTATGGCCGCACCAACCCGTTCAACTTCTCGGGGCACGTGCCTTATCTCGTCACCCAGGTGGCGGGGCCGCATATCGATACGGTCAACATGCTCGCCTCGCAGCAGTCGGTCGCGACGCCGCGCGCGGTCGATGCGTGGATCGCCAAGCTCGACGGGTTCGAGGGCGGCTTCGCCGGCGTCGTCGAGAAACTGAAGGCGGACGAGGCGGCGGGCTGCCGGCCGCCGCGCGCGCTGCTGATGCGGACCCTGCCGGTGCTCGATGCCTTCCTCGCCGGCAAGGCCGAGGATCATGTGCTGATCCGCAGCTTCACGCAGCGCATCGGCGAGGCCGGCCTGTCGGTGGAGATGCGCCGCACCGCGATCCGCCGCGCGACCACCGCGCTGCGCCGCCGCGCCCGTCCGGCGATCGCGAAGCTGCGCAACCGGATCGCGGCGATGCTGGTGACCGCGCGCGAGGAGGATGGGCTGTGGGCGCAGCCCGAGGGGGCGGCGCTCTACGCCGCCAACGTCCGCGCGCTCGGCGACACGCCGCTGCCGCCCGAGGATGTCCACGCGCTCGGGCTCGACGAGGTCGCGCGCATCTCCGCCGAGATGGAAGCGCTGCTGCGCGCCCGCGGGCTGACCGGGGGCAGCGTCGGCGCACGGATGGATGCGCTCGCCAGCGACCCCGCCAACCAGTTCGCCGACAGCGATGCCGGGCGCGACGAATTGCTCGACTATGTCCGCGGCCTCGTCTCCGCCGCGGAGGCGCGCTATCCGGACCTGCTGCCGCCGGACCTGATCCCGACGCAGCATCTGGTGGTGAAGCGCGTGCCGGTCGCCTCGCAGGAAGGGGCGCCGGGCGGCTATTATGACGGCCCCTCGCTCGACGGCTCTCGGCCCGGCACCTACTGGATCAACCTGCGCGACATGCGCGCGGTGCCGCGCTTCAGCCTGCCGACCCTGAGCTATCATGAAGGCGTGCCCGGCCACCACACCCAGGGATCGATCGCGACTGCGCTGCCCGAAGCGCCGCTGATGATCCGCATCGCCAGCTTCAATGCCTATCAGGAAGGCTGGGCGCTCTATAGCGAGCGGCTGATGGCGGAACTGGGCGCCTATGCGAAAGATCCGCTCGGAGACCTCGGCCGCCTGCAGGACGAGCTGTTCCGCGCGGTGCGGCTGGTGGTCGATACCGGCATGCACCACAAGCGCTGGAGCCGGATGCGGGCGATCACCTACATGCGCGACACCACCGGTTCCGCCGACAGCGAGGTGACCGCCGAGATCGAGCGCTACATGGCATGGCCGGGGCAGGCGCTGGGCTACAAGCTGGGCCAGTTGCGGCTGCTGGATCTGCGAGAAAAGGCAAGGGCGAAGCGCGGATTCAGCCTGCAGCGCTTCCATGGCGTGGTGCTGGGGGGCGGGGCGATGCCGCTGGATCTGGTGGAGGCGCGGCTGGGTGAGGCAGTGTAA
- a CDS encoding enoyl-CoA hydratase/isomerase family protein, giving the protein MIEIDYEGAVARLTLDRAASRNALGLADWTALAQAAAALATSSARVLLIRSAVPGTFCAGSDLKQLATLHEDETARAPFRGAMRAALDGIADLPMPTIALIEGGAFGAGVALAMACDMRIASPTARFAIPPARLGILYPATDVNRLAELVGRGQAMLLLTGGTAIGADEAARIGLVERVAADAAASADQLAQTIAANAPTSVKLLKHMVTDFYPFIEMDGDLSLGDRLFDDAFGSPECGEGMAALAEKRPPEFRG; this is encoded by the coding sequence ATGATCGAGATCGATTATGAGGGCGCCGTCGCCCGCCTGACCCTGGACCGCGCAGCCAGCCGCAACGCGCTGGGCCTTGCGGACTGGACCGCGCTGGCACAGGCCGCCGCCGCCCTCGCGACCTCTTCGGCGCGCGTGCTGCTGATCCGATCGGCGGTGCCCGGCACCTTCTGCGCGGGATCCGACCTCAAGCAGCTCGCCACATTGCATGAGGACGAGACCGCCCGCGCGCCGTTCCGCGGCGCGATGCGCGCTGCGCTGGACGGCATCGCCGACCTGCCGATGCCGACGATCGCGCTGATCGAGGGCGGCGCGTTCGGCGCCGGCGTCGCGCTGGCGATGGCGTGCGACATGCGCATCGCCTCCCCCACCGCGCGCTTCGCGATCCCGCCCGCGCGGCTCGGCATCCTGTATCCCGCGACCGACGTGAACCGGCTGGCCGAACTTGTCGGCCGCGGGCAGGCGATGCTGCTGCTGACCGGCGGTACCGCGATCGGCGCGGACGAAGCCGCAAGGATCGGGCTGGTCGAGCGCGTCGCCGCGGATGCCGCCGCGTCCGCCGACCAGCTTGCGCAGACGATCGCCGCCAACGCGCCCACCAGCGTGAAGCTGCTCAAGCATATGGTGACCGATTTCTACCCGTTCATCGAGATGGATGGCGATCTGTCGCTGGGGGACCGGCTGTTCGACGACGCGTTCGGCAGCCCCGAGTGCGGCGAGGGGATGGCGGCGCTGGCGGAAAAGCGCCCGCCCGAATTCCGCGGATGA